In a genomic window of Myxococcus fulvus:
- a CDS encoding SNF2-related protein, which translates to METVLAEVARGLRLEVEADAAAIAARAAEPTEPVQSLTHFHERLLAEELLARSGDTQQRLAGALSEAKVDLNPHQVEGAMFALDSLSRGGCMLGDEVGLGKTIEAGLVIAQLMAEGKTRILILAPATLRAQWNSELREKFDLDSVLVDGRTVRATGNCFDQPFPVICSHPFAANKAHLTSEIPWDLIVIDEAHRLRNAHRANNKMGQALKASLAGKPKLLLTATPLQNDLMELFGLMSLLDEQILGPEHAFRSRYRVDEGGGMSEAAACELKERLAPVVQRTLRRQVREYVRYTNRRSIVEDFTPSPEEHDLYEKVSEYLQRSEAAAIEPGKKTLLTLCYRKLLASSTYAIAPTLRRLSDNLEKRLQAAKLGQQALAMFEPEEAKQFVEEGEEWSDDPAKAPNIRVLEQEVWELRQYADLADSIKVNAKGEALKRGLDRTFAVMRAHSWPEKALIFTESKRTQQYLFNLLSDNGYRGKISLLSGDMAGTPEERRALVDDFRNKTQILICTEAGAEGLNLQFCNLVVNYDLPWNPQRVEQRIGRCHRYGQQRDVLVINFLNRSNAADARLFELLEKKLNLFDGVFGASDEILGALESGVDFERRILDIYQGCRKVEDINAAFDKLRAEMESRISKRMTEMRSVVLERFDGDVRRRLRGQGEQTKEALAKRQQEARALTNSVLGSRTSGRLEIAKAAYAVKERKQDAVSYLQLDASGLPSRLARLAGSEGWWFAYKFETTGLKPEEKLVHLVLVKDREGNFRALPLQDGAHFVKLSAKDEKRRQPAPVSVQLMQEQALVAAKDEIVRAAERRNALELDKAKERADRYVEDCLMESREGVEAARQQWIDARKQVTTVEDVAERAKARANSDRMEREYRRKLSSLRNEEEKRYASKDRQLAELAQKAKVTEKRSLIASAYFWLS; encoded by the coding sequence ATGGAGACGGTCTTGGCGGAGGTCGCGAGGGGATTGAGGTTGGAAGTCGAGGCGGATGCGGCGGCCATCGCCGCCCGGGCGGCGGAGCCCACGGAGCCCGTCCAGTCGCTGACGCACTTCCACGAGCGTTTGCTGGCCGAGGAGCTGCTGGCGCGCAGTGGTGACACGCAGCAGCGCCTGGCGGGCGCGTTGTCCGAAGCGAAGGTGGACCTGAACCCGCACCAGGTCGAGGGCGCCATGTTCGCGCTCGACTCGCTGTCGCGCGGCGGCTGCATGCTGGGCGACGAGGTGGGGCTGGGGAAGACGATTGAAGCCGGGCTCGTCATCGCCCAGCTGATGGCCGAGGGGAAGACGCGCATCCTCATCCTCGCGCCGGCCACGCTGCGCGCGCAGTGGAACAGCGAGCTGCGCGAGAAGTTCGACCTGGACAGCGTGCTCGTGGACGGCCGCACCGTACGGGCCACCGGCAACTGCTTCGACCAGCCCTTCCCCGTCATCTGCTCGCACCCGTTCGCGGCCAACAAGGCGCACCTGACGTCGGAAATCCCGTGGGACCTCATCGTCATCGACGAGGCCCACCGCCTGCGCAACGCCCACCGCGCCAACAACAAGATGGGCCAGGCGCTCAAGGCGTCCCTGGCGGGCAAGCCCAAGCTCCTGCTCACCGCCACCCCGCTCCAGAACGACCTGATGGAGCTGTTCGGGCTGATGTCACTGCTCGACGAGCAGATCCTCGGCCCCGAGCACGCCTTCCGCAGCCGCTACCGCGTGGACGAGGGCGGCGGCATGTCCGAGGCCGCCGCGTGCGAGCTCAAGGAGCGGCTGGCCCCCGTGGTCCAACGCACCCTGCGCCGGCAGGTGCGCGAGTACGTCCGCTACACCAACCGCCGCTCCATCGTGGAGGACTTCACGCCCTCCCCCGAGGAGCATGACCTCTACGAGAAGGTCAGCGAGTACCTGCAGCGCTCGGAGGCCGCGGCGATTGAGCCCGGCAAGAAGACGCTCCTGACGCTGTGCTACCGCAAGCTCCTGGCGTCCTCCACGTACGCCATCGCGCCCACGCTGCGGCGGCTGTCGGACAACCTGGAGAAGCGCCTGCAGGCGGCGAAGCTGGGGCAGCAGGCCCTGGCGATGTTCGAGCCGGAGGAGGCCAAGCAGTTCGTCGAGGAGGGCGAGGAGTGGTCGGATGATCCGGCCAAGGCGCCCAACATCCGCGTGCTGGAGCAGGAGGTCTGGGAACTGCGGCAGTACGCGGACCTGGCGGACTCCATCAAGGTCAACGCCAAGGGCGAGGCCCTCAAGCGGGGCCTGGACCGCACCTTCGCGGTGATGCGCGCGCACAGCTGGCCAGAGAAGGCGCTCATCTTCACCGAGTCCAAGCGCACGCAGCAGTACCTGTTCAACCTGCTGTCGGACAACGGCTACCGGGGCAAGATTTCGCTCCTGTCCGGGGACATGGCTGGCACGCCCGAGGAGCGGCGCGCGCTGGTGGACGACTTCCGCAACAAGACGCAGATCCTCATCTGCACCGAGGCCGGCGCGGAGGGCCTCAACCTCCAGTTCTGCAACCTGGTGGTGAACTACGATTTGCCCTGGAACCCGCAGCGGGTGGAGCAGCGCATCGGCCGCTGCCACCGGTACGGACAGCAGCGGGACGTGCTGGTCATCAACTTCCTCAACCGCTCGAACGCGGCGGACGCGCGCCTGTTCGAGCTGTTGGAGAAGAAGCTCAACCTCTTCGACGGCGTCTTCGGCGCCTCCGATGAAATCCTGGGCGCGCTGGAGAGCGGCGTCGACTTCGAGCGCCGCATCCTCGACATCTACCAGGGCTGCCGGAAGGTGGAGGACATCAACGCCGCCTTCGACAAGCTGCGCGCGGAGATGGAGTCGCGCATCAGCAAGCGCATGACGGAGATGCGCTCGGTGGTGCTGGAGCGCTTCGACGGGGACGTCCGCCGCCGCCTGCGTGGCCAGGGCGAGCAGACCAAGGAGGCCCTCGCGAAGCGGCAGCAGGAGGCGCGCGCGCTCACCAACTCCGTGCTCGGCAGCCGCACCTCCGGCCGGCTGGAGATCGCCAAGGCCGCCTACGCCGTCAAGGAGCGCAAGCAGGACGCCGTCAGCTACCTGCAGCTCGACGCCTCGGGGCTCCCGTCGCGGCTGGCGCGGCTGGCCGGCAGCGAGGGCTGGTGGTTCGCCTACAAGTTCGAGACGACGGGCCTCAAGCCCGAGGAGAAGCTGGTCCACCTGGTGCTGGTGAAGGACCGCGAGGGCAACTTCCGCGCCCTGCCCCTCCAGGACGGCGCGCACTTCGTGAAGCTGTCCGCCAAGGACGAGAAGCGCCGCCAGCCCGCGCCGGTGTCCGTGCAGCTCATGCAGGAGCAGGCGCTGGTGGCCGCGAAGGACGAAATCGTCCGCGCCGCGGAGCGCCGCAATGCGCTGGAGCTGGACAAGGCCAAGGAGCGCGCGGACCGCTACGTCGAGGACTGCCTCATGGAGTCCCGCGAGGGCGTGGAGGCGGCGCGCCAGCAGTGGATCGACGCGCGCAAGCAAGTCACCACGGTGGAGGACGTCGCGGAGCGCGCCAAGGCCCGGGCGAACTCGGACCGGATGGAGCGCGAGTACCGCCGCAAGCTGTCCTCGCTGCGCAACGAGGAGGAGAAGCGCTACGCCTCCAAGGACCGTCAGCTCGCCGAGCTCGCCCAGAAGGCGAAGGTGACGGAGAAGCGCTCGCTCATCGCCTCCGCCTACTTCTGGCTGTCCTGA
- a CDS encoding Smr/MutS family protein has product MSPRRLPPLPANEPSLPPEGPEPPPPEDEVVELPIDGTLDLHFFQPREVKPLIIEYLWACRQKGLLDVRIIHGKGTGALRRTVHSLLPKLEEVESFRPASEFDGGWGATWVRLKPLEAQDSQK; this is encoded by the coding sequence ATGAGCCCGCGTCGCCTGCCCCCGCTGCCGGCAAACGAGCCCTCGCTCCCACCGGAGGGGCCGGAACCCCCGCCCCCTGAGGACGAGGTCGTCGAGCTGCCCATCGACGGCACCCTCGACCTGCATTTCTTTCAGCCTCGCGAGGTGAAGCCCCTCATCATCGAGTACCTCTGGGCCTGTCGCCAGAAGGGCCTGCTCGATGTGCGCATCATCCACGGCAAGGGCACCGGCGCGCTGCGTCGCACGGTGCATTCGCTGCTGCCGAAGCTGGAGGAGGTGGAGTCGTTCCGCCCCGCCTCCGAGTTCGATGGAGGCTGGGGCGCGACGTGGGTGCGGCTCAAGCCGCTGGAGGCTCAGGACAGCCAGAAGTAG
- a CDS encoding DUF72 domain-containing protein, which translates to MAPQRGPSQLDLFTGAPAEAPARARSRSQPVEPAPVQDSLASLGQQLPTGVFLGTSSWTFPGWSGLVYDHEASASQLAREGLSAYARHPVLRTVGIDRTFYGPISAEAFAEYAEQVPADFRFLVKAHEVCTLARFPVHERYGAHRGQLNERFLHAAYAEEHVVRPFVEGLGDKGGPLVFQFPPQDPQGLGGTARFVERLHAFLSALPKGPLYAVEVRNEELLTEGFAQALADVGACPVLAVWAHMPSMGIQAKRTRALDARALVVRWMLPPNLGYEEARARYAPFNRLVDEDVPTRDLLARACLAALRRERPVFVTINNKAEGSAPLSAIKLAERIVTGTAKEGDQRSVAS; encoded by the coding sequence ATGGCCCCTCAGCGTGGACCTTCCCAGCTCGACCTCTTCACCGGTGCGCCCGCCGAGGCCCCCGCGCGCGCCCGGAGTCGGAGCCAGCCGGTGGAGCCCGCGCCCGTCCAGGACTCGCTCGCGTCCCTCGGCCAACAGCTCCCCACCGGCGTCTTCCTGGGCACCTCGTCGTGGACGTTCCCCGGCTGGTCCGGCCTCGTCTACGACCACGAGGCCTCCGCGTCGCAGCTCGCGCGCGAGGGGCTGTCCGCGTACGCGCGTCACCCCGTGCTGCGCACCGTGGGCATCGACCGGACCTTCTACGGTCCCATCTCCGCCGAGGCCTTCGCCGAGTACGCCGAGCAGGTGCCCGCCGACTTCCGCTTCCTCGTGAAGGCGCACGAGGTCTGCACCCTGGCCCGCTTCCCCGTGCACGAGCGCTACGGCGCGCACCGAGGCCAGCTCAACGAGCGCTTCCTCCACGCCGCCTACGCCGAGGAGCACGTGGTGCGCCCCTTCGTCGAGGGCCTGGGCGACAAGGGCGGCCCGCTCGTCTTCCAATTCCCACCGCAGGACCCGCAGGGGCTCGGCGGCACCGCGCGCTTCGTGGAGCGCCTCCACGCGTTCCTCTCCGCGCTCCCCAAGGGGCCTCTCTACGCGGTGGAGGTCCGCAACGAGGAGCTGCTGACGGAGGGGTTCGCGCAGGCCCTGGCGGACGTGGGCGCCTGTCCCGTGCTCGCGGTGTGGGCGCACATGCCCTCCATGGGCATCCAGGCCAAGCGCACCCGAGCGCTCGATGCCCGCGCGCTGGTGGTGCGGTGGATGCTGCCGCCGAACCTCGGCTACGAGGAGGCTCGCGCCCGCTACGCGCCCTTCAACCGGCTGGTGGACGAGGACGTGCCCACGCGCGATCTGCTGGCGCGCGCGTGTCTGGCGGCCCTGCGCCGGGAGCGCCCCGTCTTCGTCACCATCAACAACAAGGCCGAGGGGAGCGCGCCACTGTCCGCCATCAAACTGGCGGAACGTATCGTCACGGGCACGGCCAAGGAGGGGGACCAGCGAAGCGTCGCTTCATGA
- a CDS encoding response regulator — protein sequence MIRLVLVDDHALVRQGLRSLLDLTPDLRVVGEAVDGEDALAKVAELNPDVVLMDVRMPRMTGLEALRRLRQEPVNRRVVLLTTFDEDAAIVEALRAGVQGFLLKDVSLEELADAIRRVHAGETLLPPGVAERVARGLVDLGRDFPHAELPEGLTRREVEVLRLIARGLSNREIAQALGTAEGTVKNQTSSILSKLGVRDRTRAVLRAMELGCL from the coding sequence ATGATTCGTCTGGTCCTGGTGGATGACCACGCGCTGGTGCGTCAGGGACTGCGCAGCCTGCTGGACCTCACTCCGGACCTCCGTGTCGTGGGCGAGGCCGTGGATGGTGAGGATGCGCTGGCCAAGGTCGCCGAGCTGAACCCGGACGTGGTTTTGATGGACGTGCGCATGCCGCGCATGACGGGCCTGGAGGCGCTCCGGCGTCTGCGCCAGGAGCCGGTGAACCGGCGCGTGGTGCTGCTCACCACCTTCGACGAGGACGCCGCCATCGTCGAGGCGCTGCGCGCGGGCGTGCAGGGCTTCCTCCTCAAGGACGTCTCGCTGGAGGAACTCGCGGACGCCATCCGCCGCGTCCATGCCGGTGAGACACTGCTCCCTCCCGGCGTCGCGGAGCGTGTCGCGCGCGGGCTCGTGGACCTGGGCCGCGACTTCCCGCACGCGGAGCTGCCCGAGGGGCTCACGCGCCGCGAGGTCGAGGTGCTGCGCCTCATCGCCCGGGGACTGAGCAACCGCGAGATTGCCCAGGCGCTCGGGACGGCGGAGGGGACCGTCAAGAACCAGACCTCCAGCATCCTGTCGAAGCTGGGCGTGCGAGACAGGACGCGCGCGGTGCTCCGGGCCATGGAGCTCGGCTGCCTGTAG
- a CDS encoding sensor histidine kinase: protein MASRHHTRKSASVHRLLLVAGLLTWAVVGSSYGEEILRRPSVLASPRVLTWFIGFLAFGMGYWRSARSRGQGGPVLMAVQTVAALVVIATGGTGVEGALLAIIAGQAPEMMSQRRAMVWVLAQSVAMLGVFLVIYPLERALLQTLIFVGFQGFTLGSAVVMVREAKARAELARLNVELQATQVLLAAREREGERLRIARELHDSLGHHLTALSLNLEAAVHTVKDPASVEHLRRAREASRTLLSEVRQSVSALRESPEPLLATLRELARSTPGLTVHLDVPETLALDSPEATHSLIRCVQEVLTNTLRHARATQLWVRIAPEEDGGVRVTTRDDGHGARAPTPGAGLTGMRERFTRLGGHVEWRAEEGQGWELNAWLPAARGAELS, encoded by the coding sequence ATGGCTTCGAGGCACCACACGCGCAAGTCGGCATCGGTCCACCGGTTGTTGCTCGTGGCCGGACTGCTCACGTGGGCCGTGGTCGGCTCCTCCTACGGAGAGGAGATTCTCCGACGCCCCTCGGTGCTCGCCTCGCCGCGCGTGCTGACGTGGTTCATCGGGTTCCTCGCGTTCGGCATGGGGTACTGGCGCAGTGCCCGCTCACGGGGGCAGGGCGGTCCGGTGCTGATGGCCGTGCAGACCGTGGCGGCGCTCGTCGTCATCGCCACGGGCGGCACGGGCGTGGAGGGCGCGCTGCTCGCCATCATCGCGGGACAGGCTCCCGAGATGATGTCCCAGCGTCGCGCGATGGTCTGGGTCCTCGCGCAGTCGGTGGCGATGCTGGGCGTCTTCCTCGTCATCTACCCGCTGGAGCGCGCGCTGCTCCAGACGCTCATCTTCGTCGGGTTCCAGGGGTTCACGCTGGGCTCGGCCGTCGTCATGGTTCGAGAGGCGAAGGCCCGCGCCGAGCTGGCCCGGCTCAATGTGGAGCTCCAGGCCACGCAGGTGCTGCTCGCCGCGCGGGAGCGGGAAGGGGAGCGGCTGCGCATCGCCCGGGAGCTGCATGACTCCCTGGGGCATCACCTCACCGCGCTGTCGCTGAACCTGGAGGCCGCCGTGCACACGGTGAAGGACCCGGCCTCGGTCGAGCATCTGCGTCGTGCCCGCGAGGCCTCTCGCACGCTGCTGTCCGAGGTGCGTCAGTCGGTGTCCGCGTTGAGGGAGTCACCCGAGCCGTTGCTCGCCACGCTTCGCGAGCTCGCGCGGAGCACCCCGGGGCTCACCGTGCATCTGGATGTTCCGGAGACGCTGGCGCTCGACTCTCCGGAGGCGACCCACTCGCTCATCCGCTGCGTGCAGGAGGTCCTCACGAACACGCTGCGCCATGCGCGAGCGACGCAGCTCTGGGTGCGCATCGCGCCGGAAGAGGACGGTGGTGTTCGTGTCACCACGCGGGATGATGGACACGGCGCCCGTGCGCCCACGCCAGGCGCGGGGCTGACAGGGATGCGTGAGCGCTTCACTCGACTGGGAGGGCACGTGGAGTGGCGCGCTGAGGAAGGGCAGGGATGGGAGCTGAACGCATGGTTGCCCGCGGCGCGCGGTGCGGAGCTCTCGTGA
- a CDS encoding diacylglycerol/lipid kinase family protein encodes MKTFLVVNPRSANGQTGKRWVEIAAQVGRVLGDFGHGFTQGGMDAARITREAIDQGYECIVAVGGDGTLNEVTNGFFRDGKAINPNAALGLIPRGTGGDFRRTFGWGLDLESSLERLRTDTTEPFDVGRLDFIDNDGKPATRYFANIASFGVSAVVAREVNSGSKALGGNFSFVWGTLKGLVKYTERKVKVSTDGGPAETLDVTAVAVANGRYFGSGMFVAPDAITHDGAFDITIWSGYGLSDFLLKSKGVYNGSHVTWKGTRRLRCQSVHAEPVDEQEVFLDVDGETPGRLPATFTLLPSAIRIKV; translated from the coding sequence ATGAAGACGTTCCTCGTGGTCAACCCGCGCAGCGCGAATGGTCAGACTGGAAAGCGCTGGGTGGAGATTGCCGCGCAGGTGGGAAGGGTGCTCGGCGACTTCGGGCATGGCTTCACCCAGGGCGGGATGGACGCCGCGCGCATCACCCGCGAGGCCATCGACCAGGGCTACGAGTGCATCGTCGCCGTGGGCGGTGACGGCACCCTCAACGAAGTGACCAACGGCTTCTTCCGCGACGGCAAGGCCATCAACCCGAACGCGGCCCTCGGCCTCATCCCCCGTGGCACCGGCGGCGACTTCCGCCGCACCTTCGGCTGGGGCCTGGACCTGGAGTCCTCCCTGGAGCGCCTGCGCACCGACACCACGGAGCCGTTCGACGTGGGCCGGCTCGACTTCATCGACAACGATGGCAAGCCCGCGACGCGCTACTTCGCGAACATCGCCTCGTTCGGCGTCAGCGCGGTGGTGGCCCGCGAGGTGAACAGCGGCAGCAAGGCGCTCGGCGGCAACTTCAGCTTCGTCTGGGGCACGCTGAAGGGCCTGGTGAAGTACACCGAGCGAAAGGTGAAGGTGTCCACCGACGGCGGGCCCGCGGAGACGCTCGATGTCACCGCCGTGGCCGTGGCCAATGGCCGCTACTTCGGCAGCGGCATGTTCGTCGCGCCCGACGCCATCACCCACGACGGCGCCTTCGACATCACCATCTGGTCCGGCTACGGCCTGAGCGACTTCCTGCTCAAGTCGAAGGGCGTCTACAACGGCTCCCACGTCACCTGGAAGGGCACGCGCCGGCTGCGCTGCCAGTCGGTGCACGCCGAGCCCGTCGACGAGCAGGAGGTGTTCCTCGACGTCGATGGCGAGACGCCGGGCCGCCTGCCCGCGACGTTCACGCTCCTGCCCTCGGCCATCCGCATCAAGGTGTAG